A genomic window from Flexistipes sp. includes:
- a CDS encoding transporter substrate-binding domain-containing protein, which produces MFRRIFQSLIIFSMIFAISSPVFAESVREKLSNESTIEKVIQRGVLKVGFSTFVPWAMKAKDGEFIGFEIDVAKKLANDLGVKVEFIPTKWSGIIPALLTGKYDVIIGGMSITPKRNLKVNFTIPYEYSGMSIVASKINAKGMDEISDFNKEDMIIAARLGTTAEVAARKHLPKAKLKLFDSESQAVQEVLVGRAHAMVASAPLPHFQAVKYPDRLYVPIDENFTKEPIAFAVRKGDIDTLNVFNSWIRLNWDSGWLKERYKYWFETRKWEERIK; this is translated from the coding sequence ATGTTTAGACGTATTTTTCAGTCTCTGATTATTTTCAGTATGATTTTTGCTATTTCTTCACCGGTTTTTGCCGAATCGGTCAGGGAGAAACTGAGCAATGAGAGCACAATTGAAAAGGTTATTCAAAGAGGTGTTTTAAAAGTGGGTTTTTCCACTTTTGTGCCGTGGGCGATGAAAGCCAAAGACGGTGAATTCATAGGTTTTGAAATTGATGTTGCTAAAAAGCTGGCCAATGACTTGGGAGTTAAAGTTGAATTTATTCCAACCAAATGGTCCGGCATCATACCGGCACTGCTGACAGGAAAGTATGACGTAATCATAGGCGGTATGAGCATTACTCCTAAGAGAAACCTTAAGGTCAATTTTACCATCCCTTACGAATATTCCGGTATGTCTATAGTGGCAAGTAAAATAAATGCCAAGGGGATGGATGAAATCAGTGATTTCAATAAAGAGGATATGATAATTGCTGCCAGACTGGGGACAACTGCTGAAGTTGCCGCCAGAAAACATCTGCCAAAAGCCAAACTGAAACTTTTTGATTCCGAATCACAGGCTGTTCAGGAAGTACTTGTGGGAAGGGCTCATGCAATGGTGGCATCGGCTCCGCTTCCGCACTTTCAGGCGGTCAAATATCCGGACAGACTTTATGTGCCAATTGATGAAAATTTCACAAAGGAGCCTATAGCTTTTGCCGTCAGAAAAGGGGATATAGACACGTTGAATGTATTCAACAGCTGGATTCGGCTTAATTGGGATTCCGGCTGGTTAAAAGAAAGGTATAAATACTGGTTTGAAACGAGGAAATGGGAAGAGAGAATCAAGTAG
- the guaA gene encoding glutamine-hydrolyzing GMP synthase — translation MNIHDEKILILDFGSQYTQLIARRIREARVYCEIHPCTVDFSKIEEFEPKGIILSGGPGSVYAEDSPQVDERIFDMGIPVLGICYGMQIICKHFGGVVSRSVEREYGRSELHISNDTDLFRGVSSEGKITVWMSHGDKLDSMPENFSVIGYTKNAPIAAMKHISRPFYAIQFHPEVVHTPRGSEIFRNFVVDICGCKQIWTSGNFIHTEIDKIRETVGDKRVLCALSGGVDSSVVAVLLHEAIGSNLTCVFVDNGLLRKDEADDVVKTFRDSFSINLVHVDARKRFLNVLKGVTDPEEKRKKIGNTFIEVFEEEARKHGPFEFLAQGTLYPDVIESVSFKGPSATIKTHHNVGGLPERMNFSLIEPLRELFKDEVRKVGLELGIPEKMIMRHPFPGPGLAIRILGEVTEDRLAILRLADAIAINEIKGAGLYNEIWQAFSVLLPVQSVGVMGDNRTYENVLAFRAVSSVDGMTADWSRIPYEVLGSISNRIINEVQGINRVVYDISSKPPATIEWE, via the coding sequence ATGAATATTCATGACGAAAAGATTCTAATACTGGATTTTGGTTCCCAGTATACACAGTTGATAGCGAGAAGGATAAGAGAGGCGCGTGTTTACTGTGAAATACACCCCTGTACCGTAGATTTCAGCAAAATAGAGGAGTTTGAGCCCAAGGGTATTATCCTGTCAGGGGGTCCGGGGAGTGTTTATGCAGAGGATTCCCCTCAGGTTGACGAAAGGATTTTCGATATGGGGATTCCTGTGCTGGGTATCTGCTATGGGATGCAGATTATATGTAAACACTTCGGGGGAGTTGTTTCCCGATCAGTTGAAAGGGAATACGGCAGAAGCGAATTGCATATAAGTAATGATACAGATTTATTCAGAGGGGTTTCCTCCGAGGGTAAAATTACAGTTTGGATGAGCCATGGTGATAAGCTTGACAGTATGCCTGAGAACTTTTCTGTGATTGGTTATACGAAAAATGCACCGATTGCAGCTATGAAACACATTTCCAGGCCTTTTTATGCTATCCAGTTTCATCCGGAAGTTGTTCACACTCCCAGGGGGAGTGAAATTTTCAGAAACTTTGTTGTTGATATCTGCGGCTGCAAGCAGATATGGACTTCCGGTAATTTTATCCACACCGAGATTGATAAAATACGTGAAACTGTGGGAGATAAAAGGGTTTTATGCGCTTTGAGCGGTGGTGTAGATTCATCAGTAGTTGCCGTACTTTTGCATGAAGCAATAGGAAGCAACCTTACATGTGTGTTTGTGGATAACGGTCTTCTCCGTAAAGATGAAGCTGATGATGTTGTAAAAACTTTCAGAGACAGTTTCAGTATAAATCTTGTCCATGTGGATGCAAGAAAACGGTTTCTAAATGTTTTGAAAGGTGTAACCGATCCCGAAGAAAAACGAAAAAAAATAGGAAACACTTTTATTGAGGTTTTTGAAGAGGAAGCAAGAAAACACGGCCCGTTTGAGTTTCTGGCACAGGGTACGCTTTACCCTGATGTTATAGAATCTGTTTCATTTAAGGGTCCCTCTGCCACTATAAAAACACACCACAATGTAGGCGGGCTGCCGGAAAGGATGAATTTCAGTCTCATTGAGCCACTCCGGGAACTGTTTAAGGACGAGGTGAGGAAAGTAGGTCTTGAGCTGGGAATCCCCGAGAAGATGATTATGCGCCACCCGTTTCCGGGACCGGGGCTTGCTATCAGAATTTTAGGAGAGGTTACAGAGGACAGACTTGCGATACTGAGGCTGGCTGATGCCATAGCTATAAATGAAATAAAAGGGGCCGGTCTTTACAATGAAATATGGCAGGCATTTTCCGTATTGCTTCCTGTTCAGTCGGTGGGAGTTATGGGGGATAACAGAACATATGAAAATGTCCTTGCATTCAGGGCTGTTTCCAGTGTTGACGGTATGACTGCCGATTGGTCAAGAATTCCTTATGAGGTTCTGGGATCTATATCAAACAGAATTATTAACGAAGTTCAGGGGATTAACAGGGTTGTTTACGATATCAGTTCCAAACCGCCGGCAACCATTGAATGGGAGTAA
- a CDS encoding ABC transporter ATP-binding protein, whose product MMSGYLVELININKTFKKGPAVINVLSDFNLSVEKGQFISIVGPSGVGKSTLLHIIGGLERPDSGIVNFEGEAVYKQKNTGLDSYRNNEVGFVFQFHYLLNDFTAIENVMMPALIGKISKNEAAKRAAEILEKVGMSDRESHYPMELSGGEQQRVAVARALMNNPKLILADEPTGNLDRKNSYGVFELFKKLNEEGVTVILVTHDEHLSGLSDKEIKLEKV is encoded by the coding sequence ATGATGAGCGGTTATTTGGTTGAGCTGATAAATATTAATAAGACATTTAAAAAGGGGCCGGCTGTCATCAATGTGCTTAGTGATTTTAATCTGAGCGTTGAGAAGGGGCAGTTTATTTCAATTGTGGGCCCGTCTGGAGTGGGTAAGTCAACACTGCTTCATATTATCGGAGGACTGGAAAGACCGGATTCCGGTATTGTCAATTTTGAAGGTGAAGCTGTTTATAAACAAAAAAATACCGGACTTGACAGTTATAGGAATAACGAAGTGGGGTTTGTTTTTCAGTTTCATTACCTCCTTAACGACTTTACTGCCATTGAAAATGTCATGATGCCCGCCTTGATTGGCAAAATATCAAAAAATGAGGCGGCAAAGAGGGCTGCGGAGATTCTGGAAAAGGTGGGAATGAGCGACAGGGAAAGTCACTATCCTATGGAGCTTTCAGGAGGAGAGCAACAGAGGGTTGCAGTTGCACGTGCTCTGATGAATAATCCCAAACTGATTCTTGCCGATGAACCCACCGGAAACCTTGACAGGAAAAACAGTTACGGTGTTTTTGAACTGTTTAAGAAACTTAATGAGGAAGGCGTTACCGTTATACTCGTTACGCACGATGAGCACCTCTCCGGACTTTCCGACAAGGAAATCAAGCTGGAAAAGGTTTGA
- the murB gene encoding UDP-N-acetylmuramate dehydrogenase, whose product MKLISENVFLKDYYFYRAGGTARYLACPETAQELSGILEWRRKKGVSYTLIGAGSNVLFSDDLFDGLVIVLAGLNRWIVRSRQRVICGAGVPLHCLIEFTALSGLAGLENLYGIPGSTGGSCLMNAGAFGSDISDNLEKVEVLDSEGRVLTLSRGEIEFGYRKSSLDGYIVLSAEFLLKYADPLSLKKKIDLTASKRDEKQPVESCSCGSVFKRPENNYAGTLIESCGLKGLRIGDAEVSEKHANFIVNKGNATSLDIYRLIKYVKDTVYNQKGILLEEEVKLINF is encoded by the coding sequence ATGAAGCTAATCAGCGAAAATGTGTTTTTAAAGGATTATTATTTTTACCGGGCCGGCGGAACTGCACGTTATCTTGCCTGTCCGGAAACCGCCCAGGAACTGTCAGGTATTTTAGAATGGCGGCGGAAAAAAGGGGTTTCATATACACTTATCGGTGCCGGTTCAAATGTTCTTTTCAGCGATGACTTGTTTGACGGTCTTGTTATTGTACTTGCAGGTTTAAACAGGTGGATTGTAAGAAGCCGTCAGCGTGTGATTTGCGGGGCGGGGGTTCCTCTGCATTGTTTGATAGAATTTACTGCTTTATCCGGACTTGCCGGTCTGGAAAATCTTTACGGTATACCCGGTTCTACAGGAGGGTCCTGCTTAATGAATGCCGGTGCTTTCGGCAGCGATATTTCAGATAATTTAGAGAAAGTGGAAGTTTTGGACAGTGAAGGGAGGGTACTAACATTAAGCAGAGGAGAAATTGAATTCGGTTACAGAAAATCTTCACTGGATGGATATATAGTTCTTAGTGCAGAGTTTTTGCTTAAATATGCAGATCCTTTGTCACTGAAAAAAAAGATTGATTTAACAGCGTCAAAAAGGGATGAAAAGCAACCTGTGGAATCCTGCTCCTGCGGTTCCGTTTTTAAAAGACCCGAGAACAATTATGCTGGTACGCTTATTGAATCGTGCGGGCTCAAAGGGTTGCGAATCGGTGATGCAGAGGTTTCGGAGAAACACGCTAATTTTATTGTAAATAAAGGCAATGCTACCAGTTTGGATATTTACAGACTTATTAAATATGTAAAAGATACAGTTTATAATCAGAAAGGGATATTGCTTGAAGAGGAAGTTAAACTAATAAATTTTTAA
- a CDS encoding trimeric intracellular cation channel family protein, protein MTVLYVFDLLGTFAFAVSGAIAAVRKKMDLYGILVLATVTAVGGGTIRDVLVGRVPPFIFRDITYFFVSITAGLLVFFFHRYVERRFKLLLIMDAIGLGTFTVIGISVGLKFDIGYFGAVFLGVMTATAGGMMRDVLQGEVPLVLQREIYASACIAGGLIFVCLDILNIVPDINVFISAAAVIAIRMISITKNWNLPKPKI, encoded by the coding sequence GTGACTGTATTATATGTTTTTGACTTATTGGGCACATTTGCTTTTGCCGTCAGCGGTGCAATAGCTGCGGTACGAAAAAAGATGGATTTATACGGCATACTTGTTTTGGCTACCGTTACCGCAGTGGGCGGCGGTACAATCAGAGATGTGCTTGTGGGAAGGGTTCCGCCTTTTATATTCCGGGATATTACCTACTTTTTTGTTTCGATAACTGCCGGTTTGCTTGTCTTTTTCTTCCACAGGTATGTTGAGAGACGTTTTAAGCTTCTGTTGATAATGGATGCAATCGGTCTTGGAACATTTACTGTCATCGGAATTTCAGTGGGATTGAAATTTGATATAGGTTATTTCGGCGCCGTTTTTCTCGGTGTTATGACTGCTACTGCAGGGGGGATGATGAGGGACGTTCTGCAGGGTGAAGTTCCTCTTGTGCTTCAGAGGGAGATATATGCCTCTGCATGTATTGCCGGTGGGCTGATTTTTGTCTGCCTGGATATTTTAAATATTGTGCCGGATATAAATGTTTTTATTTCGGCTGCTGCTGTTATTGCAATACGAATGATTTCCATTACAAAAAACTGGAATTTGCCAAAGCCAAAAATATAA
- the guaB gene encoding IMP dehydrogenase has protein sequence MFHQKILKEALTFDDVLLAPGKSDVIPRDVDLSTKLTEKITLEIPLVSAAMDTVTEGRLAISIAQEGGIGFIHKNMSIAEQAEEVDKVKRSESGMIVDPITIDPERTVEEALEIMSKFKISGVPVTKNKKLVGILTNRDLRFVTAYDQPVKNFMTKENLVTVSVGTSLDEAKEHLQNHRIEKLLVVDDKYNLKGLITIKDINKRLKYPSATKDDLGRLRVGAAVGVGVETMERVDTLVDNDVDVIVVDTAHGHSSKVNETVRLIKKKYPDLQLVAGNVATPEATLDLIKAGVDCVKVGIGPGSICTTRVVAGVGVPQITAVMDCASVAEKYNIPIIADGGVKYSGDIVKALAAGANVVMIGSLFAGTTESPGEIELLQGRSYKVYRGMGSVGAMSSGSKDRYFQDEKSSEAKFVPEGIEGRVHYKGDISHTIYQLMGGLRSGMGYTGSENIENLRKNAKFVKITGSGLKESHVHDVIITKESPNYWIST, from the coding sequence ATGTTTCATCAAAAAATATTGAAAGAAGCTTTAACCTTTGATGATGTTCTTCTTGCGCCGGGTAAAAGTGATGTTATACCCCGTGATGTGGATCTCAGTACCAAGCTGACAGAAAAAATCACTTTGGAAATTCCTCTTGTGAGTGCGGCAATGGACACCGTTACAGAAGGCAGACTGGCCATTTCCATAGCCCAGGAGGGTGGAATAGGATTTATTCATAAGAACATGAGTATAGCTGAACAGGCGGAAGAAGTCGACAAGGTTAAAAGATCGGAAAGTGGTATGATTGTCGATCCGATAACTATAGATCCGGAAAGGACTGTTGAAGAAGCTCTGGAGATAATGTCGAAATTTAAAATTTCCGGTGTTCCTGTGACAAAAAATAAAAAGCTTGTGGGAATTTTAACCAACAGAGATCTGCGGTTTGTCACAGCATACGATCAGCCTGTGAAAAACTTTATGACCAAGGAAAACCTTGTGACGGTTTCGGTGGGCACCTCTCTGGATGAGGCAAAGGAGCATCTCCAGAACCATAGGATTGAAAAATTACTGGTGGTCGATGACAAATATAATCTGAAAGGGCTAATTACAATAAAAGACATTAACAAGCGTCTGAAATATCCTTCGGCAACCAAAGACGATTTGGGGCGCTTAAGAGTGGGCGCAGCTGTGGGTGTCGGTGTGGAAACGATGGAAAGAGTGGATACACTGGTTGATAATGATGTGGATGTTATCGTGGTTGATACTGCCCACGGGCATTCGAGTAAAGTTAATGAAACGGTGCGTCTTATCAAGAAAAAATATCCCGATCTGCAGCTTGTTGCAGGTAATGTTGCCACTCCCGAGGCAACGCTGGATCTCATCAAAGCCGGTGTTGACTGTGTGAAAGTGGGTATAGGCCCGGGCTCCATCTGTACCACAAGGGTTGTTGCCGGTGTTGGTGTCCCACAGATTACTGCTGTTATGGATTGTGCTTCTGTGGCTGAAAAATACAATATTCCTATAATAGCGGACGGCGGAGTAAAATATTCCGGTGATATAGTCAAAGCATTGGCCGCCGGAGCCAATGTGGTTATGATAGGCTCACTCTTTGCCGGTACCACAGAGTCTCCGGGGGAAATTGAGTTGTTGCAGGGCAGAAGTTATAAGGTTTACCGTGGAATGGGTTCGGTTGGAGCAATGAGCAGCGGCAGTAAAGACAGATATTTTCAGGATGAAAAATCATCCGAAGCCAAATTTGTGCCGGAAGGAATAGAAGGGCGTGTACATTATAAAGGGGATATAAGCCATACTATTTATCAGCTTATGGGCGGATTGCGCTCAGGAATGGGATATACTGGAAGTGAAAATATCGAAAATCTCCGCAAAAATGCAAAATTTGTAAAAATTACAGGTTCCGGACTTAAAGAGAGTCATGTGCATGATGTTATTATAACCAAGGAATCTCCCAATTACTGGATTTCAACATAA
- a CDS encoding lipoprotein-releasing ABC transporter permease subunit: protein MKISNFLAYRYLKSKKETKVLSFISLISIIGIVLGVATLIVVINVMIGFEDNLKQKILGANSHIIVNKIDGSAIDNWKATTEEIAKTDNVVGVSPFIISQVLLTSEDRVSGVVLRGVIGKREIESSNIGKYMKRGNFDLKSDNTTAKPPIILGKALANSLSTSIGEEIVVVSPFGKKGPFGFTPKMKKFQVAGVFDTGMYEYNNSLAYVNLHDIQDFMQMGDNISGFSVKVKNFDNAGEIAEKIENKLGFPFWARDWLSMNQNLFSALKLEKAAMFVILTLIIVVASFNVISLITMTVKDKKRDIAIIRAMGASEKLIKNIFIKQGLYIGVVGTVFGNIIAYAICFVLKRYKLIELPADVYYMDSIPIKIVPEIFLLVTVCAIFITFISSIIPARQAAKMDPIEALRNE from the coding sequence ATGAAAATCAGCAATTTTCTGGCCTACAGGTATCTTAAATCTAAAAAAGAGACGAAGGTACTCTCTTTTATATCTTTGATTTCCATAATAGGAATTGTCCTCGGTGTGGCAACTCTTATCGTCGTTATTAACGTGATGATAGGTTTTGAAGATAATCTCAAACAGAAAATCCTTGGAGCAAATTCCCATATTATTGTCAATAAAATTGACGGCAGTGCAATTGATAACTGGAAAGCAACGACGGAAGAAATTGCAAAAACGGATAATGTTGTAGGCGTTTCCCCTTTCATTATTAGTCAGGTACTGCTTACAAGTGAAGATCGTGTCAGTGGAGTTGTTTTAAGGGGGGTAATAGGAAAAAGAGAGATAGAATCTTCAAATATCGGTAAATATATGAAGAGGGGAAATTTTGATTTAAAAAGTGATAATACAACGGCTAAGCCACCGATTATTCTCGGGAAAGCTTTGGCAAACAGTCTTTCAACAAGTATAGGAGAAGAGATTGTTGTGGTTTCACCGTTTGGCAAAAAGGGACCGTTCGGCTTTACTCCGAAGATGAAAAAGTTTCAGGTTGCAGGTGTTTTTGATACAGGGATGTATGAGTATAATAATTCACTTGCCTATGTTAATTTACACGATATTCAGGATTTTATGCAAATGGGAGATAACATTTCCGGTTTTAGTGTGAAAGTAAAAAATTTCGATAATGCCGGAGAAATTGCCGAAAAAATTGAAAACAAACTGGGTTTTCCTTTTTGGGCAAGAGACTGGCTGAGTATGAACCAGAATCTTTTTTCTGCACTAAAGCTGGAAAAGGCCGCCATGTTTGTTATATTAACGTTAATAATCGTAGTTGCATCTTTTAACGTGATCAGTCTTATTACGATGACGGTTAAGGATAAAAAACGTGATATTGCTATAATAAGAGCCATGGGTGCTTCTGAAAAATTGATTAAAAACATTTTCATAAAGCAGGGCTTATATATAGGTGTTGTGGGTACTGTTTTCGGGAATATTATCGCTTATGCAATATGTTTTGTTTTAAAACGTTACAAACTGATAGAGCTTCCGGCTGATGTGTACTATATGGACAGTATTCCTATAAAAATAGTTCCCGAAATTTTTCTGTTAGTTACCGTTTGTGCTATTTTTATCACATTTATTTCATCTATTATCCCTGCAAGGCAGGCTGCAAAGATGGATCCTATCGAAGCGTTGAGGAATGAATGA
- a CDS encoding amino acid ABC transporter permease has translation MIRTGKIRFTLFDFFFLGLLFFLIAAFLWKVHSYLMYDWQWGEIFPHFFYIEKGSIHPGVFMQGIFYTIKLSVWSIIFATILGTVLGILRSSNKLFRNLISITFVEVHRNIPPIVLIFISYFFIGDQLFNLLHIDSIMRSMGENFRNFAEFIFAPLPIMSSFFSGVLALTVYEAAYISEIVKSGIMSVPKNQVESAYALGMNKYKVIRYVILPQAFRRILPPLASQFVSTIKDSAIVSVIAVPELTFQGLELMSATFLTMEIWIVITLLYFILTFTLSKIITFWETRYTF, from the coding sequence ATGATAAGAACGGGTAAAATCAGATTTACCTTATTTGATTTTTTCTTTCTGGGTTTGCTGTTTTTTCTTATTGCTGCTTTCCTCTGGAAAGTACACAGTTACCTTATGTATGACTGGCAGTGGGGGGAGATCTTCCCCCACTTTTTCTACATTGAAAAAGGTTCAATCCACCCCGGCGTTTTTATGCAGGGGATATTCTATACAATCAAACTCAGTGTGTGGTCTATAATATTTGCCACTATCCTCGGCACTGTTCTGGGAATCCTGAGATCCAGTAACAAACTTTTTCGTAATCTCATTTCTATTACTTTTGTTGAGGTGCATAGAAATATTCCTCCTATTGTTTTAATTTTCATCTCGTATTTTTTTATAGGTGACCAGCTTTTTAATTTACTGCATATCGACAGTATCATGCGAAGTATGGGGGAAAATTTCAGAAATTTTGCAGAATTTATTTTTGCTCCGCTGCCTATCATGTCATCTTTTTTTTCAGGAGTGCTCGCTTTGACTGTTTACGAGGCGGCGTACATATCTGAAATTGTAAAATCGGGGATTATGTCTGTTCCAAAAAACCAGGTTGAGTCAGCGTATGCTCTTGGCATGAATAAGTATAAAGTTATCAGATATGTCATTCTGCCACAGGCCTTCAGAAGGATTCTGCCTCCCCTTGCGTCCCAGTTTGTTTCAACAATAAAAGATTCGGCCATCGTATCCGTTATTGCAGTTCCGGAACTGACATTTCAGGGATTGGAGCTTATGTCTGCAACGTTTCTTACTATGGAAATCTGGATAGTAATAACCCTCTTATATTTTATACTGACATTCACATTAAGTAAAATAATAACTTTTTGGGAAACAAGATACACATTTTAG
- a CDS encoding NAD+ synthase, which yields MNVSYQTLKEVLVNFLKEETGKTGLNNLVIGLSGGVDSALSAALAVEALGKDHVFAYCLPYKTSSSKSLEDAKKVAGFLGINCEVIDISPYADAYLNVFDHYIGNVRFGNVCARMRMVTLFDLSAAHGALVLGTSNKTELLLGYGTWYGDMASALNPVGDLYKTQVWGLAEYMGIPEEVIEKHPTADLWQNQTDEGELGFSYKDADKLLFEMIDKRKNKKELIRMGFDEKFIDEVSRRIKANQFKRCLPVVAKVSDRTVGVDFRYSRDWGL from the coding sequence ATGAATGTAAGCTATCAGACATTAAAAGAAGTTCTTGTTAATTTTTTGAAAGAGGAAACCGGGAAAACAGGTCTTAATAACCTTGTGATAGGATTGAGCGGCGGGGTTGACTCGGCTCTTTCCGCTGCTCTGGCGGTAGAAGCTTTGGGCAAGGATCATGTTTTTGCATACTGTCTTCCTTATAAAACCAGCAGCTCAAAAAGCCTTGAAGATGCGAAAAAAGTTGCCGGATTTCTGGGTATCAACTGTGAAGTAATAGATATTTCCCCATATGCAGATGCGTATCTCAATGTTTTTGACCATTATATAGGAAATGTGAGATTCGGGAATGTATGTGCAAGAATGAGGATGGTTACACTTTTTGATTTATCAGCAGCACATGGCGCTCTTGTCCTGGGAACAAGCAATAAAACGGAGCTTCTTCTGGGATACGGCACCTGGTATGGTGACATGGCTTCAGCTTTGAATCCTGTGGGTGATCTGTATAAAACGCAAGTTTGGGGTTTGGCTGAGTATATGGGAATTCCGGAAGAAGTGATTGAAAAACATCCAACAGCAGATTTGTGGCAGAACCAAACGGATGAGGGAGAGCTTGGTTTTTCTTATAAGGACGCTGATAAGCTGCTGTTTGAAATGATTGATAAAAGAAAAAATAAAAAAGAATTGATACGTATGGGTTTTGATGAGAAATTTATAGATGAAGTCAGCAGAAGGATAAAAGCAAATCAGTTTAAGCGCTGTCTGCCGGTTGTTGCCAAAGTCAGCGACAGGACTGTGGGCGTTGATTTTCGTTACAGCAGAGACTGGGGACTTTGA
- a CDS encoding amino acid ABC transporter permease, whose protein sequence is MSSVSLILAILLGFFTAILRMTESFSGNFIARGYILIIRNTPLIIQLFFVYFVIAPPFGINAFYSGVIALSLFEGAYISEIIRGSILSVGKEQFESSMSLGMNFYQRMRYIILPQALRLAAPPLTSQMIALVKDSALVSTISIYDMTMQAQRLVSETYLVFEIWFTVAGIYLLINLMLSILVKFVNMKVYE, encoded by the coding sequence ATATCGTCCGTAAGCCTTATCCTGGCGATTTTACTGGGTTTCTTTACTGCCATTCTCAGGATGACAGAATCCTTTTCCGGTAATTTTATAGCACGCGGCTACATTCTCATTATCAGAAACACACCCCTTATTATTCAGCTTTTTTTCGTATATTTTGTTATAGCGCCACCTTTTGGCATCAATGCCTTTTATTCAGGGGTTATAGCTCTGAGTTTGTTTGAGGGTGCATATATATCCGAAATTATCAGGGGTTCTATACTTTCCGTAGGAAAAGAGCAGTTTGAATCATCGATGAGTCTGGGCATGAATTTCTATCAGCGTATGCGGTACATTATACTGCCGCAGGCTTTAAGGCTGGCAGCACCGCCTTTAACAAGCCAGATGATAGCACTGGTTAAGGATTCTGCCCTTGTCAGTACCATATCTATTTATGATATGACAATGCAGGCTCAGAGACTTGTAAGCGAGACTTATCTGGTTTTTGAAATATGGTTTACGGTTGCAGGTATATATCTGTTGATTAACTTAATGTTATCCATTTTGGTGAAATTTGTTAATATGAAGGTGTACGAATAA
- a CDS encoding S-methyl-5'-thioinosine phosphorylase has translation MKIGIIGGSGLYSIEAFNYTGEEKIDTDYGEPSAAFKIYEYYGNRYYFLARHGAGHEFPPHLVNYRANISAFKKAGVDAILSFAAVGGISADLNPGDIVISDNAIDFTNGRNHTFATKGNIHHIDITEPFCPELRKAVKESCASSGLNFSDKGVYICTNGPRMETAAEIKAFKGMGADIVGMTLFPECSLAREAEICYVNISVVANDAAGISRNKLTADEVVETVKKSEDKLKRIILNLDINAVENRKCDCRNALENTRISKGK, from the coding sequence ATGAAGATCGGTATTATTGGCGGAAGCGGTTTATATTCTATTGAAGCTTTTAATTATACCGGTGAGGAAAAAATTGACACCGATTACGGTGAACCTTCGGCTGCGTTTAAGATTTATGAGTATTATGGTAACAGGTATTATTTTCTGGCAAGACATGGTGCCGGTCATGAATTCCCGCCTCATTTGGTGAATTACAGGGCAAATATCTCAGCCTTCAAAAAAGCAGGAGTGGATGCAATACTTTCATTTGCAGCAGTTGGAGGAATTAGCGCAGACCTGAATCCCGGGGATATCGTCATTTCAGATAATGCCATCGATTTCACAAACGGCAGAAATCATACCTTTGCAACCAAGGGTAATATACATCATATAGATATAACTGAACCGTTTTGTCCAGAGCTCAGAAAGGCAGTCAAAGAAAGCTGCGCTTCGTCCGGATTGAATTTTTCAGACAAAGGTGTATATATCTGTACTAACGGACCGAGAATGGAAACGGCAGCTGAAATCAAAGCTTTCAAAGGAATGGGTGCTGATATTGTGGGAATGACACTGTTTCCCGAGTGCTCACTGGCAAGAGAGGCGGAAATCTGCTATGTTAATATCAGTGTTGTCGCCAATGATGCAGCCGGTATTTCCCGTAACAAATTGACTGCGGATGAAGTGGTGGAAACGGTGAAAAAGAGTGAAGATAAACTGAAACGAATTATCCTGAATCTTGATATTAATGCTGTTGAAAACAGAAAGTGTGATTGCAGAAATGCACTTGAAAATACGAGAATAAGTAAGGGTAAATGA